Proteins encoded by one window of Halorubrum ruber:
- a CDS encoding sugar phosphate nucleotidyltransferase, translated as MDAVIPAAGRGSRLGELTAARPKGLVEVAGRPLLAHVFETAVEAGADELVVIVGYEAAQIVERFGDDFEGTTITYVHQRERLGLGHAVLQAEPHVEGTFLLVNGDNVFAGSVAPAVAAVEEADAVLAVEEVSSEVAATTGVIETDERGRVTGIVEKPAEPSSTLVTTGCYVLPEDVFHACALLRPSAEGEYQLSEAVGLLVRAGYEVATVRVGERVNVNTSEDIERASELVNRQSRRNRQ; from the coding sequence ATGGACGCGGTCATCCCCGCCGCCGGCCGCGGCAGCCGACTCGGCGAGCTGACGGCGGCCCGACCGAAGGGACTCGTCGAGGTCGCGGGGCGGCCCCTCCTCGCGCACGTCTTCGAGACGGCGGTCGAGGCCGGGGCCGATGAGCTGGTCGTGATCGTCGGGTACGAGGCGGCGCAGATCGTCGAGCGGTTCGGCGATGACTTTGAGGGGACTACTATTACGTACGTCCACCAGCGCGAGCGGCTGGGACTTGGGCACGCGGTCTTACAGGCGGAGCCGCACGTCGAGGGGACGTTCCTGCTCGTGAACGGCGACAACGTCTTCGCGGGGAGCGTTGCGCCCGCGGTTGCGGCTGTCGAGGAGGCAGACGCCGTGCTCGCGGTCGAAGAGGTGTCGTCTGAGGTCGCGGCGACGACCGGCGTGATCGAGACGGACGAGCGGGGGCGCGTGACGGGGATCGTCGAGAAGCCGGCCGAGCCGTCGTCGACGCTGGTCACGACCGGGTGTTACGTGCTTCCTGAGGATGTCTTTCACGCGTGTGCGCTGCTCCGGCCGTCGGCCGAGGGCGAGTACCAGCTGAGCGAGGCCGTGGGCCTGTTGGTGCGGGCGGGGTACGAGGTGGCGACGGTTCGGGTGGGTGAGCGGGTGAACGTGAACACGTCGGAAGATATCGAGCGGGCGAGCGAGTTAGTGAATCGACAGTCCAGACGGAACAGGCAGTGA
- a CDS encoding DUF3368 domain-containing protein, producing the protein MTGVVGILLRASDRGEVDLETELDALREAGFWISDALYERALEMDTE; encoded by the coding sequence GTGACCGGCGTCGTGGGGATCCTCCTCCGTGCGTCCGACCGAGGAGAAGTCGACCTCGAAACGGAACTCGACGCGCTCCGCGAGGCGGGCTTTTGGATCTCGGACGCGCTGTACGAACGCGCGCTCGAGATGGACACAGAGTGA
- a CDS encoding SDR family oxidoreductase, protein MRILVTGGAGFIGGHLAEAFLEDGHDVTVLDNLEPFYAEGIKRHTLDVHREVAEGRAVDYRFVDGDVRDPETVEALVADADVVVHQAAQAGVRESVDNPRKVTDINVDGTVNLLEASKEADVKRVILASSSSVYGKPQSLPYEEDHPTEPVSPYGVTKLTQEHMARVYTELHGLPTVCLRYFTVYGPRMRPNMAISNFVSRCVNGEPPVIYGDGQQTRDFTYVADVVDANRTLLESDAADGDVLNIGSSDNISIQELAETVRDQLAPELEIEYESAREADAEHTHASVAKAGELIGYEPSRTIAEGVGEFIEWYQSNREWYEPLVRES, encoded by the coding sequence ATGCGCATTCTCGTGACGGGCGGAGCTGGGTTCATCGGCGGCCACCTCGCCGAGGCGTTCCTCGAAGACGGCCACGACGTGACCGTCCTCGACAATCTGGAGCCGTTCTACGCGGAGGGGATCAAACGCCACACGCTTGATGTCCACCGTGAGGTCGCCGAGGGCCGCGCCGTCGACTACCGGTTCGTGGACGGCGACGTGCGGGACCCCGAGACAGTCGAAGCACTCGTCGCTGACGCCGACGTTGTCGTCCACCAAGCCGCGCAAGCGGGCGTTCGTGAAAGCGTCGACAACCCCCGGAAGGTGACCGACATCAACGTCGACGGGACGGTGAATCTCTTGGAGGCGTCGAAGGAGGCGGACGTGAAGCGGGTGATTCTTGCGAGCTCCTCGTCAGTGTATGGGAAGCCGCAGTCGCTCCCCTACGAGGAGGACCACCCCACCGAGCCGGTGAGTCCCTACGGCGTGACGAAGCTGACCCAAGAGCATATGGCGCGAGTGTATACGGAGCTCCACGGGCTGCCGACGGTGTGTTTGCGCTACTTCACGGTGTACGGGCCGCGGATGCGCCCGAACATGGCCATCTCGAACTTCGTCTCGCGCTGTGTGAACGGCGAGCCCCCAGTGATTTACGGTGACGGCCAGCAGACGCGCGATTTCACCTACGTGGCCGACGTGGTGGACGCGAATCGGACGCTGTTGGAGTCGGATGCAGCCGACGGCGACGTGTTGAATATCGGGAGTTCGGACAACATCTCGATTCAGGAGTTGGCCGAGACGGTGCGGGATCAGTTAGCGCCCGAGTTGGAGATCGAGTACGAGTCCGCTCGTGAGGCCGACGCCGAGCACACGCACGCGTCCGTTGCGAAAGCTGGTGAGCTGATCGGCTACGAGCCTTCACGGACGATCGCAGAGGGGGTCGGGGAGTTCATCGAGTGGTACCAGTCGAACCGCGAGTGGTACGAGCCGTTGGTGCGGGAGTCGTAG
- a CDS encoding NAD-dependent epimerase/dehydratase family protein, producing the protein MRILVTGGAGFIGGHLAEAFLDDGHDVTVLDNLEPFYAEGIKRHTLDVHREVAEGRAVDYQFVEGDVRDPETVEALVADADVVVHQAAQAGVRESVDNPRKVTDINVDGTVNLLEASKEADVDRVILASSSSVYGKPQSLPYEEDHPTEPVSPYGVTKLTQEHMARVYTELHGLPTVCLRYFTVYGPRMRPNMAISNFVSRCVNGEPPVIYGDGQQTRDFTYVADVVDANRTLLESDAADGDVLNIGSSDNISIQKLAETVRDQLAPELEIEYESAREADAEHTHASVEKAGEVIGYEPSRTIAEGVGEFIEWYQANREWYEPLVRES; encoded by the coding sequence ATGCGTATTCTCGTGACGGGCGGGGCCGGGTTCATCGGCGGCCATCTCGCCGAGGCGTTTCTCGACGACGGCCACGACGTGACCGTCCTCGACAACCTGGAGCCGTTCTACGCGGAGGGGATCAAACGCCACACCCTTGATGTCCACCGCGAGGTCGCCGAGGGCCGTGCCGTCGACTACCAGTTCGTGGAAGGCGACGTGCGGGACCCCGAGACAGTCGAAGCACTCGTCGCTGACGCCGATGTTGTCGTCCATCAAGCCGCGCAGGCGGGCGTTCGTGAGAGCGTCGATAACCCTCGGAAGGTGACCGATATCAACGTCGATGGGACGGTGAATCTCTTGGAGGCGTCGAAGGAGGCTGACGTGGACCGGGTGATTCTCGCGAGTTCCTCGTCGGTGTACGGGAAGCCGCAGTCGCTCCCCTACGAGGAGGATCACCCGACCGAGCCGGTGAGCCCTTATGGGGTGACAAAGCTCACGCAGGAACACATGGCGCGGGTGTATACGGAGCTCCACGGGTTGCCGACGGTGTGTCTGCGCTACTTCACCGTGTACGGCCCGCGGATGCGGCCGAACATGGCCATCTCGAATTTCGTCTCGCGGTGTGTGAACGGGGAGCCGCCGGTGATCTACGGCGACGGCCAGCAGACGCGGGACTTCACGTACGTGGCCGACGTGGTGGACGCAAACCGGACGCTGTTAGAATCGGACGCCGCGGACGGCGACGTGTTGAACATCGGGAGCTCGGACAACATCTCGATTCAGAAGTTGGCCGAGACCGTGCGAGATCAGTTGGCACCCGAATTGGAGATCGAGTACGAGTCCGCGCGGGAGGCCGACGCCGAGCACACACACGCGTCCGTTGAGAAAGCCGGCGAGGTGATCGGCTACGAGCCCTCGCGGACGATCGCGGAGGGCGTCGGCGAGTTCATCGAGTGGTATCAGGCGAACCGCGAGTGGTACGAGCCGTTGGTGCGGGAATCGTAG
- a CDS encoding nucleic acid-binding protein, producing MTLAAVSDAGPLIHLAEIDSLELLATFDTLLVPKTVYEEVESGGVPAGLSDLSYELIEADERRVDETELDAGERAAIAIAKDRSVVLLTDDLAAREAASDAGVDVHGTVGIIALGYGREVLDKDEAKSRMRALQRETSLFISETVIERGIQMLDEQ from the coding sequence GTGACACTCGCGGCAGTCTCGGACGCGGGACCGCTCATTCATCTTGCCGAAATCGATTCGCTGGAACTACTCGCGACGTTCGACACACTCCTCGTTCCAAAGACTGTCTACGAGGAAGTCGAGTCCGGTGGTGTTCCTGCCGGGCTATCGGATCTCTCGTACGAACTCATCGAAGCCGACGAACGTCGAGTTGACGAAACAGAACTGGATGCGGGAGAGCGCGCCGCAATTGCGATCGCGAAGGATCGAAGCGTCGTCCTGCTGACGGATGACCTGGCTGCCCGGGAGGCCGCATCCGACGCTGGCGTCGACGTACACGGTACCGTCGGCATTATCGCACTCGGCTACGGTCGCGAGGTACTCGATAAAGACGAGGCGAAATCTCGTATGCGCGCACTCCAACGTGAAACGAGTTTGTTCATCTCTGAGACGGTCATAGAGCGTGGCATCCAAATGCTCGATGAACAATAA
- the tnpA gene encoding IS200/IS605 family transposase, with protein MKTTRHATYNLNYHIVWLPKYRQSVLVNEVANRVRDILHEIADDKGVEILDLTVQPDHVHLFVSSPPKNEPALLANWFKGISSRKYNHRYADDDGEKIGWARGYYAGTAGHVSSETVENYIQQHKEGNS; from the coding sequence ATGAAGACTACACGGCACGCGACCTACAATCTTAACTATCACATAGTGTGGTTGCCGAAGTACCGTCAATCGGTACTCGTCAACGAGGTCGCCAACCGTGTGCGAGACATCCTCCACGAGATCGCCGACGACAAAGGCGTCGAAATCCTCGATCTCACCGTCCAGCCCGACCACGTTCACCTGTTCGTCAGTAGCCCGCCCAAGAACGAACCGGCGCTCCTCGCCAACTGGTTCAAGGGTATCTCCTCGCGCAAGTACAACCACCGATACGCTGACGATGACGGCGAGAAAATCGGATGGGCGCGAGGATACTATGCAGGAACCGCTGGCCACGTTTCGAGCGAGACTGTCGAGAACTACATCCAACAGCACAAGGAGGGCAACTCGTGA
- a CDS encoding Cdc6/Cdc18 family protein yields MTNRGDIFETGEIFRDRKLVRVGHVPDLERVVGRDDEIDAIGSALAPAVRGGPPETTIVYGKTGTGKSLVTRCVCREATRRAENNDVMFAHAYIDCSDYGTETQVSRQMARDLHSTVKNSVDEQSIPRKGIGAADYRDIVWEMIDDANVDAFLVILDEIDKLDGDELLRSISRAQESGKADAFIGAICISNKIEYRERLSERVDSSLQDNELVFDPYDARQLEAILTRRRDAFAEGVLQDEVIPKTAALSAREHGDARKAIDMLYEAGRLAEMERAEHVTEAHVDAALEKAEINRFQKLVSGQPPHVKHILRALALLTEQTDRQQFRTAEVYDMYTNITDEVDTSPLSYDRVQRLLKEQAFLGVTESEHTGGGHKEGSYRVHRLLRSPEIVTKGLDRQ; encoded by the coding sequence ATGACGAACCGCGGCGATATCTTTGAGACCGGTGAGATCTTTCGGGATCGAAAACTGGTCCGAGTCGGGCACGTTCCCGATCTCGAGCGTGTGGTCGGCAGAGACGATGAGATCGATGCGATCGGCAGTGCCCTCGCTCCGGCAGTCCGAGGTGGGCCTCCGGAAACGACGATTGTCTATGGGAAAACTGGAACCGGAAAGTCACTCGTTACAAGGTGTGTCTGCCGCGAGGCCACGAGACGAGCTGAGAACAATGACGTCATGTTCGCTCACGCGTACATCGACTGTTCGGATTACGGAACGGAAACACAGGTGAGCCGCCAAATGGCCCGTGATCTACACAGTACAGTCAAAAACTCGGTTGACGAACAGTCGATCCCCCGCAAGGGAATTGGCGCAGCAGATTATCGCGACATCGTGTGGGAGATGATTGATGACGCCAACGTTGATGCCTTTCTCGTGATACTCGATGAAATCGACAAGTTGGACGGCGATGAACTGCTACGGAGCATCTCGCGTGCCCAAGAAAGTGGGAAAGCCGACGCATTCATCGGAGCGATCTGTATCAGCAACAAGATCGAATACCGAGAACGGTTGAGCGAACGGGTCGATTCGTCGCTCCAGGATAACGAACTCGTGTTCGATCCGTACGATGCCCGCCAGTTGGAGGCCATTTTGACGCGCCGTCGGGACGCCTTCGCCGAGGGTGTGCTTCAAGACGAGGTTATCCCGAAAACAGCGGCCTTGTCAGCACGTGAACATGGAGACGCACGAAAAGCGATCGATATGTTGTATGAAGCAGGGCGGCTCGCTGAGATGGAGCGGGCCGAACACGTCACTGAAGCGCATGTGGATGCCGCGCTTGAGAAAGCAGAAATCAATCGTTTCCAGAAACTCGTGAGTGGACAACCGCCGCACGTCAAACATATCCTCCGCGCGCTTGCGCTCCTCACTGAACAGACTGATCGTCAGCAGTTCCGCACGGCGGAAGTATATGATATGTATACAAATATCACCGACGAGGTCGATACCTCTCCGCTGAGCTATGATCGCGTCCAGCGACTTCTGAAAGAGCAGGCGTTTCTCGGTGTGACTGAAAGCGAACACACCGGCGGTGGGCATAAGGAGGGAAGCTACCGCGTCCACCGGCTCCTGCGTTCACCTGAGATCGTCACGAAGGGCCTCGATCGGCAATAG
- a CDS encoding ATP-binding protein: MDQFVNRVEELDRLQTLYESDAAELAVIYGRRQIGKSELVRRSIADRDDAVYYQAVQGTATTQRRRFVEAAAATYPEITEIKEEWEPLLKHLTERDAVIVIDEFPYLIESNEGLPSVIQHLWDTAVDESRATLVLTGSAIGMIHTHVLDGGAPLYGRVSQTPNGRLELTQLPFSGIHEFVPTYDSEERVFVYGVFGGTPRYLSPLDPSRSLGENITRLLYDPDGPLHDEPETVLQMELNEVNTYFSVLESMASGNRHRNEIAQGAGIASTNTSYYFDRLETLRIIEKHHPALSDPARSKRTRYRIRDPVFRFYFRYLYGREGQYELYGENGYADLIEPELPDFVSETFESLCHQAVPALYSDYQLTRVPTQWWYKSREIDVVAPTDESTLIAGEAKFTSTPLGYDVLSDLEDDVEHVDWTPTGGGEPTYEFALFSRSGFKPSVEEAADERDDLRLFDLSDVVAVLENGTSPR; encoded by the coding sequence ATGGATCAGTTCGTCAATCGGGTCGAAGAACTCGATCGGCTACAGACCCTCTATGAGAGCGATGCCGCGGAACTCGCAGTTATCTACGGACGTCGGCAGATCGGCAAGAGCGAACTCGTCCGCCGATCGATCGCCGACCGCGACGATGCCGTGTACTATCAGGCCGTCCAAGGAACAGCGACCACACAGCGCAGGCGGTTCGTCGAGGCCGCAGCCGCGACCTATCCGGAAATCACAGAGATCAAAGAAGAGTGGGAACCACTACTAAAACACCTCACTGAGCGAGACGCCGTCATCGTCATCGACGAATTCCCGTACCTTATTGAGTCGAACGAGGGGCTCCCATCGGTCATACAACATTTGTGGGATACCGCCGTCGATGAGAGCCGGGCGACGCTCGTACTCACGGGCTCTGCGATCGGCATGATTCATACCCACGTCCTTGATGGGGGTGCGCCACTCTACGGCCGCGTATCCCAGACGCCGAACGGCCGCCTCGAACTCACCCAGCTGCCGTTTTCCGGCATCCACGAGTTCGTCCCGACGTACGATTCCGAAGAACGGGTGTTCGTCTATGGCGTCTTCGGCGGCACGCCCCGCTATCTCAGTCCGCTCGATCCGTCACGGAGCCTCGGAGAGAACATCACACGGCTGTTGTACGATCCGGATGGCCCACTCCACGACGAGCCCGAAACTGTCCTTCAGATGGAACTCAACGAGGTAAACACGTATTTTTCCGTGCTCGAGTCGATGGCCAGCGGGAACCGCCACCGAAACGAGATCGCCCAGGGAGCCGGTATCGCAAGCACCAACACGTCGTACTACTTCGACCGGCTGGAAACGCTCCGGATCATCGAGAAACACCATCCGGCACTTTCCGATCCGGCACGCAGCAAGCGGACGCGATACCGGATTCGAGACCCCGTCTTCCGGTTTTATTTCCGATATCTCTACGGCCGCGAGGGGCAGTACGAACTCTACGGCGAGAACGGCTACGCGGATCTCATCGAACCGGAACTACCCGATTTCGTCAGCGAAACGTTTGAATCGCTCTGTCACCAAGCGGTGCCGGCACTCTATTCGGACTACCAACTTACGCGAGTGCCGACCCAGTGGTGGTACAAGAGCCGAGAGATAGACGTTGTCGCGCCGACTGACGAGTCGACGCTGATCGCTGGCGAAGCGAAGTTCACGAGTACTCCTCTCGGGTATGACGTGCTTTCGGACCTCGAAGACGATGTGGAGCATGTCGACTGGACGCCCACGGGGGGTGGTGAGCCGACGTACGAATTCGCTCTGTTCAGCCGCTCCGGGTTCAAACCCTCCGTCGAGGAAGCCGCAGACGAGCGTGATGACCTCCGCCTCTTCGATCTGTCCGATGTCGTTGCCGTTCTCGAGAATGGAACCTCCCCGCGCTAA
- a CDS encoding BGTF surface domain-containing protein, whose amino-acid sequence MTNDNSTRKKANSVFFAAVMVISMVAVGFAAAPAAAAVNDVDADANFDNASDLQGSLIYSGQNVVVGTEVDSTDDVQLRRSTGDDSSTPVASLQVQTNTNGSDYVKFDTDGLQTGDYFLQSIGTSEFDRNNSSFEIVQQGLDAEFDPTEVDNGGESSDSTLSISSDLRNDYNVTLSIDGLTDEEDYDFILDNDATQLEGSANATFDPDEEAVLIEDAEGDHDIDFTDVDAGEYDVDFSVTDTDAEDTATVNVSDIGEGEVDFENSFITADQGDVAEITLTFEGDADQAFLRIGDEEEVGYSANVTVDANGNDEVTLGFNTYTAGTNISEDSDLVTVVGEYEDDDPSVGLNDTNPQSSDNLDDILATGTYPMELDSTSFEQINNDNSDTVGDLSIEERSVDAFNIWTTSEEVFDDVENEEDILNAAENGTVVQQSEIANGDYIIHEVEATGLEGLFAAGLSNENATFDDKTGLLGALSGDDRSGIDLRIQQTDATTPPNSQPKTVNLSETATTGDGISVIEGDGAYYIAFRSQDVQLEQDSRSVAFDDEFNVRLRIKDERLLNPNQEELDDGDISDFYQTVTTQFSVVEPTGEFDTPVEVTNAEGQVIEGTTNVAPGNTLNIRARSADDVTPGFVVSQSSVEVSADGTFTADELDFSDASVGNNFTVTTQNAPFAEQAEADGTVVESVGGGEGEATFEVSDLSPQEATATAGDSVDVSATIENTGDAEGTQTVALTLDGEELDTTEVTLESGATQTVEFTADTSGLEAGDYEHGVATDDDEATGTLTIEAADDGDGEGDGEGDGEGDGEGDGEGDGEGDGEGDGEGDGEGDGEGDGETEDGTPGFGALVALVALIAAALLATRRNE is encoded by the coding sequence ATGACAAACGACAATAGTACACGCAAGAAGGCCAATTCGGTCTTCTTTGCTGCAGTCATGGTTATTTCCATGGTTGCCGTTGGCTTCGCTGCTGCGCCCGCTGCGGCGGCAGTCAACGATGTCGATGCAGACGCAAACTTCGACAACGCGTCTGACCTTCAGGGTAGCCTTATCTACTCCGGTCAGAACGTTGTCGTAGGCACAGAAGTAGATAGTACCGACGACGTCCAGCTCCGGCGCTCAACCGGAGACGACTCGTCGACACCGGTTGCCTCACTTCAGGTTCAGACAAATACCAACGGTAGCGACTATGTAAAGTTCGATACTGATGGTCTCCAGACGGGAGACTACTTCCTCCAGAGCATTGGTACCTCTGAGTTCGACAGGAACAATTCGAGCTTCGAGATTGTCCAGCAGGGACTTGACGCCGAGTTCGACCCTACTGAGGTCGACAACGGCGGCGAGAGTTCCGACTCGACGCTCTCGATCAGTTCCGACTTGCGGAACGACTACAACGTCACCCTGTCGATCGACGGTCTGACTGACGAGGAGGACTACGACTTCATCCTCGACAACGACGCGACTCAGCTCGAAGGTAGCGCTAACGCGACCTTCGACCCGGATGAGGAAGCGGTCCTCATTGAGGACGCTGAGGGCGACCATGATATCGACTTCACCGACGTTGATGCCGGCGAGTACGACGTTGACTTCTCCGTGACCGACACGGACGCGGAAGACACCGCGACCGTCAACGTCTCCGACATCGGTGAGGGCGAGGTTGACTTCGAGAACAGCTTCATCACCGCCGACCAGGGTGACGTGGCCGAGATTACGCTCACCTTCGAGGGTGACGCTGATCAGGCCTTCCTCCGCATCGGCGACGAGGAAGAGGTCGGCTACTCCGCGAACGTCACCGTTGACGCCAACGGCAACGACGAGGTTACGCTCGGATTCAACACGTACACCGCTGGTACGAACATCTCCGAGGATAGTGACCTCGTCACTGTAGTTGGTGAGTACGAGGACGACGATCCGTCTGTCGGCCTGAACGACACCAACCCGCAGAGTAGCGACAACCTCGACGACATCCTCGCCACGGGTACGTACCCGATGGAGCTCGACTCGACGAGCTTCGAGCAGATCAACAACGACAACTCGGACACCGTGGGCGACCTCTCCATTGAGGAGCGCTCGGTGGACGCTTTCAACATCTGGACAACCTCGGAAGAGGTCTTCGACGATGTTGAAAACGAGGAGGACATCCTGAACGCGGCCGAGAACGGCACGGTCGTTCAGCAGAGCGAGATCGCCAACGGCGACTACATTATCCACGAGGTCGAAGCGACCGGCCTTGAGGGTCTCTTCGCTGCTGGCCTCTCCAACGAGAACGCCACGTTCGACGACAAAACCGGCCTGCTCGGTGCGCTGAGCGGTGACGACCGCAGCGGCATCGATCTCCGCATCCAGCAGACTGACGCGACTACGCCGCCGAACTCGCAGCCGAAGACCGTCAACCTCTCCGAGACGGCCACCACCGGTGACGGCATCTCCGTCATCGAGGGTGACGGCGCGTACTACATCGCGTTCCGCAGTCAGGACGTCCAGCTCGAACAGGATAGTCGCAGTGTTGCCTTCGACGACGAGTTCAACGTCCGTCTCCGCATCAAGGACGAACGGCTCCTCAACCCGAACCAGGAGGAGCTCGACGACGGTGACATCAGCGACTTCTACCAGACCGTAACGACCCAGTTCAGTGTCGTGGAGCCCACGGGCGAGTTCGATACGCCGGTGGAAGTCACGAACGCTGAGGGTCAGGTCATTGAGGGTACGACGAACGTCGCGCCCGGCAACACGCTTAACATCCGTGCTCGCTCGGCCGACGACGTCACCCCCGGCTTCGTTGTCTCGCAGTCCAGCGTTGAAGTCTCGGCCGACGGCACGTTCACTGCCGACGAGCTCGACTTCAGCGACGCCTCTGTGGGCAACAACTTCACCGTGACCACTCAGAACGCTCCGTTCGCGGAGCAGGCTGAGGCCGACGGCACGGTCGTCGAATCGGTCGGCGGCGGCGAGGGCGAGGCGACCTTCGAGGTCTCCGACCTGAGCCCGCAGGAAGCCACCGCGACCGCTGGTGACTCGGTCGACGTCTCCGCGACGATCGAGAACACCGGCGACGCGGAAGGCACGCAGACCGTCGCGCTCACGCTCGACGGCGAGGAGCTCGACACGACTGAGGTCACGCTGGAATCCGGCGCGACCCAGACGGTTGAGTTCACCGCCGACACGTCCGGCCTCGAGGCCGGCGACTACGAGCACGGCGTCGCGACTGACGACGACGAGGCAACCGGCACGCTGACCATCGAGGCCGCCGACGACGGCGACGGCGAAGGCGATGGTGAGGGTGACGGCGAAGGCGACGGCGAAGGCGACGGCGAAGGTGACGGCGAAGGTGACGGCGAAGGCGACGGCGAAGGCGACGGTGAAGGCGACGGCGAAGGTGACGGTGAGACCGAAGACGGCACGCCCGGCTTCGGTGCGCTCGTCGCGCTCGTCGCGCTCATCGCCGCTGCGCTGCTCGCGACCCGCCGCAACGAGTAA
- a CDS encoding sugar transferase yields MDTGWRYRAASVGGVAALVGLAVMLVNNGAVQAIVSTVPVLARLPVDPPTGAEFVIEVALTVVVVTAAFVPLYKPRPRRILDIVALAHKRVFVAVFALATIGYFDYTYKVPRLTLVLISPLLLVVLPAWFIWLRRPEARSERAIIVGDDPEQIAEVARGTDLPLLGYLCPTTVHALTDQQSVTENPGVGSAGVAHAVDGGRQSSGLARLGGLSRLEDILVEQDVDTVVLAFDEPDRAEFFGALDACYEHGVAAKVHPAHADTVLTDTPDPNATLVDVEIEPWDIQDYMFKRGFDIAFSLAGLLALSPVIVVIALAVKLEDGGPVLYRQERTAVFGETFPVFKFRSMAPEGESATPIDDDDNDRITRVGRLLRQTHLDEIPQLWSILRGDMSVVGPRAVWTEEEHLLEDEAETWRKRWFVKPGLTGLAQINDASSVDPGAKLRYDLQYVREQSFAYDLKIVARQLWKVGEDVVTAVWS; encoded by the coding sequence ATGGATACGGGATGGCGGTACCGCGCCGCAAGCGTGGGAGGCGTCGCCGCGCTGGTCGGGCTCGCAGTGATGCTCGTCAACAACGGCGCCGTCCAGGCAATCGTGTCGACCGTGCCCGTCCTCGCCCGTCTCCCCGTGGACCCGCCCACCGGTGCGGAGTTCGTCATCGAGGTCGCGTTGACTGTCGTGGTCGTGACGGCTGCGTTCGTCCCGCTGTACAAGCCACGCCCACGGCGAATCCTCGACATCGTCGCGCTCGCGCACAAGCGCGTGTTCGTCGCGGTGTTTGCGCTCGCGACCATCGGCTACTTCGATTACACGTACAAGGTGCCGCGGCTGACACTGGTGTTGATCTCCCCGCTGCTGTTGGTCGTCTTACCGGCGTGGTTCATCTGGCTGCGCCGCCCCGAGGCCCGCAGCGAGCGCGCGATCATCGTCGGGGACGATCCCGAACAGATCGCCGAAGTCGCGCGTGGCACGGATCTCCCGCTACTCGGCTACCTCTGTCCGACGACGGTCCACGCGTTGACCGACCAGCAATCGGTCACCGAGAATCCCGGCGTCGGATCCGCCGGGGTCGCACACGCCGTGGACGGCGGTCGTCAATCGTCAGGGCTCGCTCGACTCGGCGGCCTCTCGCGGCTTGAGGATATCCTCGTCGAACAGGACGTCGACACGGTCGTGCTAGCGTTCGACGAGCCCGACCGAGCGGAGTTTTTCGGCGCGCTCGACGCGTGTTACGAACACGGGGTTGCCGCGAAGGTCCACCCGGCCCACGCGGACACGGTGTTGACGGACACGCCGGACCCGAACGCCACGCTCGTCGACGTCGAGATCGAGCCGTGGGACATCCAAGACTACATGTTCAAGCGCGGCTTCGATATCGCCTTCTCGCTGGCGGGGCTGCTCGCACTGTCGCCGGTAATCGTGGTTATCGCGCTCGCGGTCAAGCTTGAGGACGGCGGCCCGGTATTGTACCGGCAGGAGCGAACCGCGGTGTTCGGTGAGACGTTCCCCGTGTTCAAGTTCCGCTCGATGGCCCCGGAAGGGGAATCGGCGACGCCGATCGACGACGACGACAACGACCGGATCACGCGGGTGGGCCGGCTGCTCCGGCAGACACACCTCGATGAGATTCCCCAGCTGTGGTCGATTCTCCGCGGGGACATGAGCGTTGTTGGCCCGCGGGCGGTGTGGACCGAGGAGGAACACCTCCTCGAGGACGAAGCCGAGACGTGGCGCAAGCGGTGGTTCGTCAAGCCCGGCCTCACCGGCCTCGCACAGATCAACGACGCGAGCAGCGTCGATCCCGGGGCGAAGCTTCGGTACGACCTCCAGTACGTCCGCGAGCAGTCGTTTGCGTACGACCTGAAGATCGTGGCGCGCCAGCTCTGGAAGGTCGGCGAGGACGTGGTGACGGCGGTGTGGTCGTGA